From Triticum urartu cultivar G1812 chromosome 2, Tu2.1, whole genome shotgun sequence, a single genomic window includes:
- the LOC125537877 gene encoding uncharacterized protein LOC125537877 encodes MENPQFKLGMVFDSVELLRKVVAQYAVKNRVQIRKKRNNKQRFEAVCEEGCPWKLVAVNDNRTQSFLVKTLIAEHTCEKVWDVKELTTPFLASKYVEKFRDNEKISLATFSRKVRKKFNMEVSRHKLGRARKATLEVVHGDEVKQYSLLWRYAEEVRHSNPGSSFYLNLENGLFITCYFSLAACKVGWLKGCRPIICIDGTFIKTKYGGQLLTAVGIDGNDSIYPIAMAVVETECYGSWAWFLATLKQDLNIMNTSTFSIMSDKQKGLIKAVNEQFPDSEHRFCVRHLYQNLHSAHKGETIRQQLWTCAKPTTPTLFEINMEKMREDNPEAYAWLEDKPPNQWSRAFFDVFPKCDILLNNTCEVFNRYILEARELPVLTMLERIKSQIMHRHMSKKKEATEKWIGNITPKIRDKLRKNVELSANCHPEASGMGVFGVLSNGKTYIVELNMYTCTCRRWQLTGIPCSHACACCRHERIKPETMLSSCYFVQTYLSAYGVQVYPTRDKDEWPHVDALPILPPLYEKRAGRRRKNRRQQPEETEDGTKLSRHGAIMHCGYCKGAAHNRSGCSKLKAAVLREEEDQHEQTGDFGSDQAHSLTHARTGVHTHNWRRRINYFMLRMTKPPSAATKTMGRRPNQRIVFPAARRPTTSPDTHKPAMP; translated from the exons ATGGAAAACCCTCAATTCAAGCTGGGCATGGTTTTTGATTCTGTGGAGCTCCTTAGGAAAGTAGTAGCACAATATGCAGTGAAGAACAGGGTGCAAATTAGgaagaaaagaaataataaacAAAGATTTGAGGCAGTGTGTGAAGAGGGTTGCCCTTGGAAACTAGTGGCTGTCAATGACAATAGGACACAATCTTTTCTTGTGAAGACTTTAATTGCAGAGCACACTTGTGAGAAGGTCTGGGATGTCAAAGAACTAACAACCCCCTTTCTTGCTAGCAAATATGTGGAGAAGTTCAGAGATAATGAGAAGATTTCTCTAGCTACATTTTCAAGGAAAGTTAGGAAGAAATTTAACATGGAAGTTAGCAGACACAAGCTAGGTAGAGCTAGGAAAGCAACATTGGAAGTGGTGCATGGGGATGAGGTGAAGCAGTACTCACTGCTTTGGAGATATGCAGAGGAAGTGAGACATAGCAATCCAGGTTCATCTTTCTATCTAAACCTGGAGAATGGGTTGTTTATTACTTGTTATTTCAGTTTGGCAGCTTGCAAAGTAGGGTGGCTGAAGGGATGTAGGCCAATCATATGTATTGATGGCACATTCATAAAGACAAAGTATGGTGGCCAATTACTTACAGCAGTAGGTATAGATGGAAATGATTCAATATATCCAATTGCAATGGCAGTGGTGGAGACAGAATGCTATGGATCTTGGGCATGGTTCCTTGCTACACTGAAGCAAGATCTTAACATAATGAACACTAGCACATTCAGTATTATGAGTGATAAACAGAAG GGGCTCATAAAAGCTGTGAATGAACAGTTCCCTGACTCAGAGCATAGGTTTTGTGTGAGACACTTGTACCAAAACTTGCACTCAGCACACAAAGGTGAGACAATCAGACAACAACTATGGACTTGTGCCAAACCAACCACTCCAACCTTGTTTGAAATTAATATGGAGAAGATGAGGGAAGATAATCCAGAAGCTTATGCTTGGTTGGAAGATAAGCCTCCAAATCAATGGTCAAGGGCCTTTTTTGATGTTTTTCCCAAGTGTGACATTTTGTTGAATAACACttgtgaagttttcaacag GTACATTTTAGAAGCTAGAGAGCTACCTGTTTTGACCATGCTTGAGAGGATTAAATCACAGATAATGCATAGGCATATGTCAAAGAAAAAGGAGGCCACTGAAAAGTGGATAGGCAACATAACTCCAAAAATTAGAGACAAATTAAGAAAAAATGTAGAGTTGTCAGCCAATTGTCACCCTGAAGCGTCAGGGATGGGTGTCTTTGGTGTCTTATCAAATGGCAAGACATACATAGTGGAGTTGAATATGTATACATGCACCTGCAGAAGGTGGCAACTCACTGGAATTCCTTGCAGCCATGCTTGTGCCTGTTGTAGACATGAAAGGATTAAACCTGAAACCATGTTGTCTTCTTGCTACTTTGTGCAAACATACTTGTCAGCTTATGGAGTTCAAGTATATCCTACAAGGGACAAAGATGAGTGGCCACATGTAGATGCACTACCTATATTGCCACCACTATATGAGAAAAGAGCTGGAAGGAGAAGAAAGAACAGAAGGCAGCAACCAGAGGAGACAGAAGATGGCACTAAACTCAGTAGACATGGGGCTATTATGCACTGTGGCTATTGCAAAGGAGCTGCTCATAACAGAAGTGGTTGCTCAAAGTTGAAAGCTGCTGTACTAAGAGAAGAGGAAGATCAACATGAGCAGACTGGGGACTTTGGAAGTGATCAAGCTCACTCACTGACACACGCACGTACAGGCGTGCACACACACAACTGGCGCAGGAGGATCAACTATTTCATGCTCAGAATGACAAAGCCTCCAAGCGCAGCCACGAAAACGATGGGCAGGAGGCCCAACCAGAGGATCGTCTTCCCGGCGGCACGTCGTCCGACCACATCGCCCGATACCCATAAGCCGGCGATGCCTTGA